In one Colletotrichum destructivum chromosome 2, complete sequence genomic region, the following are encoded:
- a CDS encoding Putative MOB kinase activator family: protein MSNLFSGINARFRGQAAKPPGSNKSPTSSTAGQQPTSPTVSHGSQSSTNLAPKVPPLPNSPSLAHSIGMDDQGSLTDGDSILNSYHLPRPMPIWLNSNYGKHIVKGNFMTLSARPKTVEQGEWIAHQVVEHYRNLWNFVRVLHEKEEDGSTICNATTCPRMSAGANHSFTWLNSRREPVELPAFEYMTLMQRWISGKIDDTNIFPTDPSGVSYAHNPAITTTPLSQLTNPGEPDWIGKRSGFPQNFIDVCQTIFRQMFRVYSHLYWAHFVEPFYHLNLEKSLNSCFSHFILTATALDMLKPHELEPMQPLIDLWAANGTFPPESKAYEYANLRAGERLMHLAGVS, encoded by the exons ATGTCGAACCTCTTCTCAGGAAT CAACGCCCGCTTCCGGGGACAAGCTGCCAAACCGCCTGGCTCGAACAAGTCCCCGACGTCTTCTACCGCCGGTCAGCAACCTACGTCACCGACCGTTTCCCACGGAAGCCAATCGTCCACCAACCTCGCTCCCAAAGTCCCGCCTCTGCCCAACTCCCCTTCTCTCGCCCACTCTATTGGCATGGACGACCAGGGTAGCTTGACCGACGGAGACAGCATCCTCAACTCCTACCATCTCCCTCGGCCCATGCCTATCTGGCTCAACTCCAACTATGGCAAGCATATCGTCAAGGGCAACTTCATGACCCTCAGCGCGAGACCCAAGACggtcgagcagggcgagtGGATCGCTCACCAGG TCGTCGAGCACTACAGAAACCTCTGGAATTTTGTTCGTGTTCTCcacgagaaggaggaggatggctCGACTATCTGCAATGCCACCACCTGTCCCAGAATGTCCGCTGGAGC GAACCACTCATTCACCTGGCTCAACAGTCGTCGGGAACCGGTCGAGCTTCCTGCCTTCGAATACATGACTCTTATGCAGAGATGGATCTCGGGCAAGATTGACGACACCAATATCTTTCCGACCGACCCTTCGGGCGTCTCGTATGCGCATAACCCGGCCATCACCACGACGCCTCTCTCGCAACTCACAAACCCCGGCGAGCCCGACTGGATCGGCAAGCGGTCCGGCTTTCCCCAGAACTTTATCGACGTCTGCCAGACCATCTTCCGCCAGATGTTCCGCGTCTACTCCCACCTCTACTGGGCCCATTTTGTCGAGCCCTTCTACCACCTTAACCTGGAGAAGTCTCTCAACAGTTGCTTCAGTCACTTCATCCTGACTGCCACGGCTCTCGACATGCTCAAGCCCCACGAGCTTGAGCCCATGCAGCCTTTAATCGACCTCTGGGCTGCCAACGGCACCTTCCCTCCCGAGTCAAAGGCCTACGAGTACGCCAACCTACGAGCTGGCGAGCGCCTGATGCACCTGGCTGGCGTTTCCTAA
- a CDS encoding Putative tetratricopeptide-like helical domain superfamily, with product MGLRDILKKKDHLDNGNASSQDAVDRLAAPEFKFIRSDTNTQEVIHPPSYPVEESKEQFLNPSETAAGTAPKPRRSLDVFFGSRSRSVSASSQASSASHRKEGRRLSERLHLSRSPASSDNVPQNLPDIITTAEGEQDELEWEKRATILASANKSRPATPSHDNLQGSETRGRSPSAAVSSPAIDEDIQEAIRLHEAEDYVNSTAMFARLADPKGANNTLSQFLYGLALRHGWGCEPDPEGAIKFLSAAASNAATVEQMALKAGLKKGGAAKGELVLAIFELANSFRHGWGTAKDPIAAKQYYETAANLGDTDAMNEIAWCYLEGFGCKKDKFAAARYYRLAEKNGNKTLGNSWIWKEKYDPDAGNGKK from the exons atgggcCTACGCGACATCCTCAAGAAAAAGGACCacctcgacaacggcaacgccAGCAGCCAGGATGCCGTCGACAGGCTGGCCGCCCCCGAGTTCAAGTTCATCCGATCCGACACAAACACCCAGGAGGTCATCCACCCGCCGTCGTATCCCGTGGAGGAGAGCAAGGAGCAGTTCCTGAACCCCAGCGaaaccgccgccggcaccgcccCGAAGCCCCGGCGCAGCCTCGATGTCTTCTTCGGCAGCCGGTCGCGCAGCGTGTCCGCCTCCTCGCAGGCGAGTTCGGCCTCCCACAGAAAAGAGGGCAGGCGTTTGTCGGAACGGCTGCACCTCAGCCgctcgcccgcctcgtccgacAACGTCCCGCAGAACCTGCCCGACATCATAACtaccgccgagggcgagcaggACGAGCTGGAGTGGGAGAAGCGCGCCACTAtcctggcctcggcgaacAAGAGCAGgcccgcgacgccgtcgcaCGACAACCTTCAAGGGTCCGAGACGAGGGGGCGGTCGCCGAGCGCCGCCGTGTCGTCTCCGGCAATAGACGAGGATATTCAGGAGGCCATCCGACTGCACGAGGCGGAGGACTACGTCAACTCGACGGCCATGTTTGCTCGCTTGGCCGACCCGAAAGGGGCGAACAACACGCTCAGCCAGTTTCTATACGGTCTTGCTCTGAG GCACGGCTGGGGCTGCGAGCCCGATCCAGAAGGGGCAATCAAATtcctctcggcggcggcgtcgaatGCGGCGACCGTCGAACAGATGGCGTTGAAGGCCGGGCTGAAGAAGGGTGGTGCGGCCAAGGGCGAGCTCGTTCTGGCCATCTTCGAGCTGGCCAACTCCTTCAGACACGGTTGGGGCACGGCGAAGGACCCGATCGCGGCCAAACAG TACTATGAGACTGCGGCGAACCTCGGAGATACAG ACGCCATGAATGAAATCGCCTGGTGCTATCTTGAGGGCTTCGGAtgcaagaaggacaag TTCGCAGCAGCCCGGTACTATAGGTTGGCCGAGAAGAATGGCAACAAAACACTAGGCAACTCCTG GATCTGGAAGGAGAAGTACGACCCGGATGCTGGCAACGGCAAGAAGTAG
- a CDS encoding Putative SGNH hydrolase-type esterase domain, SGNH hydrolase superfamily, with amino-acid sequence MLSIKTALAALLFFSPLAQARPRCPTRDERQWVTIWGTMPQLCEPANLPPTPFVSLSHPTPDIETLADVAQNETGRVFRDATLRQTVKVSLAASTLRLQISNAFGGSDLPVTSVTIARTANNTAGTSAVDTNSLQVVTFSGGSGGFVVPNGAVVFSDPIELAVAAQSVVSVTIYLADGQSTNSVTAHPGSRTTSFLVRGDHVADADLGADATRTDHWYLISAIEAWVPKSDGSASAAVAIVGDSISDGRGSTTNANNRWPDRLLERMQDEPSTRGVAIVNEAAGGNRVLADGLGPNALGRIDRDVVAHSGVRYAVIFIGVNDIGTTGTTAAAQEAVGDRLVAAYDQMITRLHRFGIAVFGATITPLTGDGQPYSDPERERTRQRVNGWIRNSGRFDAVIDFDAIVRDPAAPERLRAEYDTGDHLHLNPAGYEAMAAGVDLALFEEFKNGVWSMT; translated from the coding sequence ATGCTCTCCATCAAGACGGCCCTTGCggccttgctcttcttctcccctctGGCACAGGCGCGCCCGAGATGCCCCACGCGGGATGAGAGGCAATGGGTCACCATCTGGGGAACCATGCCCCAGCTCTGCGAGCCGGCCAACTTGCCCCCGACGCCGTTTGTGAGTCTTTCTCACCCTACTCCTGACATCGAGACATTGGCTGACGTTGCCCAGAACGAGACGGGCCGCGTCTTCCGCGACGCAACACTCCGCCAGACCGTCAAGGTCTCGCTCGCGGCCTCAACCCTCCGCCTGCAGATCAGCAACGCCTTCGGCGGCTCCGACCTGCCCGTCACCTCCGTCACCATCGCCCGCACGGCAAACAACACGGCCGGCACGAGCGCCGTCGACACCAACTCCCTCCAGGTCGTCACCTTCTCTGGCGGCAGTGGTGGCTTCGTCGTACCCAACGGCGCTGTCGTCTTCTCTGACCCCATCGaactcgccgtcgcggcccagtccgtcgtctccgtcacCATCTACCTAGCCGACGGCCAGTCGACCAATAGCGTCACGGCCCATCCGGGCAGCCGGACGACGTCATTCCTCGTGCGCGGCGAccacgtcgccgacgcggacctcggcgccgacgccaccCGGACGGACCACTGGTACCTCATCAGCGCCATCGAGGCCTGGGTGCCCAAGAGCGATGGCAGCGCGTCAGCGGCGGTCGCCATTGTCGGCGACTCCATCTCGGATGGCAGGGGCTCAACGaccaacgccaacaaccGCTGGCCTGACCGGCTCCTCGAGCGGATGCAGGACGAGCCCTCGACTCGCGGggtcgccatcgtcaacgaggccgccggtggGAACCGTGTGCTGGCCGACGGGCTCGGCCCCAATGCCCTGGGTCGCATCGACAGGGACGTCGTCGCGCACTCGGGCGTGCGGTACGCCGTAATTTTTATCGGCGTCAACGACATCGGCACGACGGgaacaacggcggcggcgcaggaggcCGTGGGCGACCGGCTCGTGGCGGCGTACGACCAGATGATCACGCGGCTGCACCGGTTTGGCATCGCCGTGTTCGGGGCGACCATCACGCCGCTGACAGGGGACGGCCAGCCGTACTCGGATccggagagggagaggacgaggcAGCGTGTTAATGGGTGGATCCGCAACAGCGGGCGGTTCGACGCCGTGATCGACTTTGACGCCATCGTCCGGGACCCTGCAGCGCCCGAGAGGTTACGAGCCGAGTACGACACGGGGGATCATCTGCACCTCAACCCGGCCGGTTATGAGGCAATGGCGGCCGGTGTGGACCTGGCGCTGTTTGAGGAATTCAAGAACGGGGTCTGGAGCATGACAtag
- a CDS encoding Putative patatin-like phospholipase domain, Acyl transferase/acyl hydrolase/lysophospholipase, producing MGVVVALWQVAVDVTHFWQQKLRDWYTRKTPVELWLELLRHAEAFEDWEEAALHLDNLLGLDLWRNNPTSKFYDYRLINERLNSLITAREDGNLNKLVNLLRSGLIRNLGNITAPTLYNRSFAGTKYLIEEYITQIAEAVEDITHLPTTPGSDHHGAPVGLTNQMKLDFIHDTRQAFGRSTLVLQGGAIFGVCHLGVVKALFLRGLLPRIITGTATGALIAALVAIHTEEELPNVLKGEGIDLSAFSGKSRAEKGLQKDQSYATRWNTLLRRLKRFSREGYFLDVKVLEDCVRANVGDLTFEEAYNRSKRVLNITVATADQGGVPTLLNYLTAPNVLIWTAAVASNASTASLYGHRETTVLCKDAHGNIVPWAPANTIDFHHWTHVSYSERESPLLRIAELFNVNHFIVSQARPYLIPFLQSDMHGPSLMESRNSTTSITAFMARMVGLEIRHRLRQLDTLRLLPAGIRRFLVDEQVPGASMTLVPEVTAGDFVRLLETPTRETLDYWISRGERSVWPAVAALRIRCAVENELDRSYQTVRRLKAGGLRRKGSTAAAATMDNSNKDRRASSMGAAY from the exons ATGGGAGTCGTCGTTGCGCTTTGGCAAGTGGCCGTAGACGTGACGCACTTTTGGCAACAG AAACTCCGCGATTGGTACACACGCAAGACCCCCGTCGAACTATGGCTCGAACTCCTACGCCATGCCGAAGCCTTTGAAGATTGGGAAGAAGCTGCCCTGCATCTAGATAACTTGCTTGGACTGGACTTATG GAGAAACAACCCGACGTCCAAGTTCTACGACTACCGCCTCATCAACGAGCGCCTCAACTCGTTGATTACCGCAAGAGAGGACGGCAATCTTAACAAGCTGGTCAACCTCCTCCGCTCCGGCCTGATCCGAAACCTCGGCAACATCACTGCGCCGACGCTATACAACCGGTCCTTTGCCGGCACAAAATACTTGATCGAAGAATACATCACCCAAATCGCtgaggcggtcgaggacaTCACACATCTGCCAACAACCCCAGGCTCCGACCACCATGGAGCTCCCGTCGGGTTGACAAATCAGATGAAGTTGGATTTCATCCATGACACTCGACAGGCTTTTGGAAGAAGCACACTTGTTCTCCAGGGCGGTGCCATATTCGGAGTCTGCCACCTCGGTGTCGTCAAGGCGCTATTTCTGCGAGGCCTGCTCCCGCGGATTATTACCGGGACCGCGACGGGCGCTCTCATTGCCGCCTTGGTGGCCATCCACACCGAGGAAGAGCTTCCCAATGTACTCAAAGGAGAGGGCATCGACCTGTCGGCGTTTTCCGGCAAGTCGAGAGCCGAAAAGGGTCTGCAAAAGGACCAATCCTACGCCACGAGGTGGAATACCCTTTTGAGAAGACTGAAGAGATTCTCCCGTGAGGGCTACTTTCTCGACGTCAAGGTTTTGGAGGACTGCGTGCGAGCCAATGTGGGAGACTTGACTTTTGAAGAGGCATATAACCGAAGCAAGAGAGTCCTGAACATCACTGTTGCTACTGCCGACCAGGGGGGCGTTCCGACACTGCTCAACTACCTGACGGCACCGAATGTG CTTATATGGACTGCCGCAGTGGCTTCGAACGCATCCACGGCCAGTCTTTATGGTCACCGAGAGACGACGGTGCTTTGCAAAGATGCACACGGGAACATCGTCCCTTGGGCACCGGCGAATACCATCGACTTTCACCATTGGACGCATGTTTCGTATTCAGAACGCGAGTCACCACTCCTCCGTATAGCCGAGCTCTTTAACGTAAACCACTTCATTGTCAGCCAGGCTCGACCGTACCTCATTCCCTTTTTGCAAAGCGACATGCACGGTCCATCACTCATGGAGTCGCGTAACAGCACGACGTCAATCACGGCTTTCATGGCCCGCATGGTGGGCTTGGAGATCAGGCATCGCCTACGCCAGCTTGACACGCTGCGTCTCCTCCCGGCGGGTATACGTCGCTTCCTTGTCGACGAACAAGTACCAGGGGCTTCGATGACGCTAGTCCCCGAAGTGACGGCCGGTGACTTTGTGCGCTTGCTCGAGACGCCAACGAGGGAGACGTTGGATTATTGGATCTCAAGGGGCGAGCGGAGTGTCTGGCCCGCCGTTGCCGCGCTTCGGATTCGTTGCGCCGTCGAGAACGAGTTGGACAGGTCTTATCAGACTGTCCGTCGATTGAAGGCGGGTGGTCTCCGGAGGAAAGGTtcaacggcagcggcagcaactATGGATAATAGCAACAAAGATCGGAGGGCGAGCAGTATGGGGGCCGCATATTGA
- a CDS encoding Putative leo1-like protein, translating to MSDSEDLVELPEEDEEDLFGDEPADDVLEDRSRAGSERDAASDQDAGEGYGRDDEVPASTDYETRVIEAVEMQRHRIPKAKDQRLRSLRVPKFMRIVPTLFDPETFEPTEQDIENAKAEVPKADIRVRRQGNKLQSNAMIHRWSDGSVTMTVGDEHFEVTTKALAPGPDQPYSELQDGHYYAAAAEYSSNFLMFVGHVTDQYIVRPGKEVADDALIALAERMATISQKPQEKDMIINTIQDPELRKRQAEQAEKERMKMQRRRETQTARMDSSRGFGRSGGLSIGDLEGGRRAGGSRKRGMPGAPKQKRRRPEYDSDDDLPSGARRQDDYDMEDDFIVASDEEVSEGDQDDDEEPLGDDEAPRYKKRRRRSDDDDAEGDDDDMMETSGRGRRRHVVDDDDSE from the exons atgtcGGACTCGGAAGATTTGGTCGAGCTTCctgaggaggatgaggaggatcTCTTCGGCGACGAGCCGGCGGACGATGTCCTTGAGGACCGTAGTCGTGCCGGCAGCGAACGCGACGCGGCATCCGACCAGGATGCGGGCGAGGGCTACGGCAGAGATGACGAGGTGCCGGCATCGACGGACTATGAGACGAGGGTCATTGAGGCTGTTGAGATGCAGCGCCATCGCATCCCCAAGGCGAAAGATCAGAGA TTGCGATCTCTTCGTGTCCCGAAATTCATGAGAATCGTCCCCACGCTTTTCGATCCCGAAACATTCGAGCCTACTGAGCAAGACATTGAGAACGCCAAAGCTGAAGTGCCCAAGGCAGACATCCGCGTCCGGAGACAGGGAAACAAGCTGCAGAGCAACGCCATGATCCACAGATGGAGCGACGGCTCTGTGACGATgaccgtcggcgacgagcacTTTGAAGTGACAACTAAGGCCCTGGCTCCTGGGCCCGACCAACCATACTCGGAACTTCAAGACGGACACTActacgccgccgctgccgagtATTCCAGCAACTTCCTCATGTTCGTGGGACATGTCACCGATCAGTATATTGTCCGACCCGGAAAGGAAgttgccgacgacgccctcatTGCTCTTGCGGAGCGCATGGCGACGATATCGCAAAAGCCACAGGAGAAGGACATGATCATCAACACAATCCAGGATCCCGAGTTGCGCAAGAGACAAGCGGAACAGGCAGAGAAGGAGCGCATGAAGATGCAACGGCGTCGGGAGACGCAGACGGCCCGCATGGACTCCAGTCGTGGATTTGGCCGCAGCGGAGGTCTCTCGATTGGGGACCTCGAGGGTGGACGACGCGCTGGTGGATCGCGTAAGAGGGGCATGCCCGGCGCACCGAAGCAAAAGCGAAGGCGTCCTGAGTATGACTCTGATGACGACCTGCCTTCTGGTGCTCGCAGGCAAGATGATTATGACATGGAGGATGACTTTATTGTTGCGAGTGACGAGGAGGTCAGCGAGGGAgaccaggacgacgacgaggagcctctcggcgacgacgaggcgccACGGTACAAGAAgcgacggaggaggtcggacgacgacgacgccgaaggcgacgatgatgacatgATGGAGACAAGCGGTcgcggaagacggcgccatgttgtcgacgacgatgattCGGAGTGA
- a CDS encoding Putative basic-leucine zipper domain-containing protein, with the protein MVSTYQMPNYYRPTPLTVDTTQAQKYYEEEDHSILDESILDHSALDSGLEMSPPMADSRRESFAIGGSLFSPKTEDWQSVEMQSVPSNNPFIEQHTNNNPFMRLDHAQPHPSPFGPQGNAWSLSNTSGSCTPLQQFDGLPAEYDSGAPMFQRPVQGQTPFTNPTGQINMFAPIGSGNQSIPTSPQKGWLGQAEPMAKKMRPGSPAIRSHNDMRRGDGIRKKNARFDIPAERNLSNIDNLISQSTDEQEIKELKQQKRLLRNRQAALDSRQRKKQHTERLEDEKKQFTAVLTDMEDEMAEMRKQMEQLLREKQFNQEYIESLTMEKEEMMRSHTIETGELRKKVSVLTDHVQRLENAAMAAPANNNFVSGYDDMDGMTMPGTWDSVNFLGEYPMEQEVKQELQVIPTKKTDNTAFPVESEKPSSQGGILFMLFLVGAFVLSSRSTPAIPRVSEDVRAEAATLLESVFKDAGINGASNTMNAVAPQPSGGSWVDNSAVSMGDTSMGGVAPSMLGQLGDSLTQPTDEQANEQLFGLSAAQYNGVNSQDFLGSAPERSTSQGRKNLADALAAMRNTKQSAADVYTRSLLWDQIPSEVVRNFAKMVSESNSAKVGANE; encoded by the exons ATGGTCTCAACATACCAGATGCCGAACTACTACAGACCGACACCGTTGACTGTAGACACAACACAAGCGCAAAAGTACtacgaggaggaggaccaCAGCATTTTGGACGAAAGCATCCTGGACCACAGCGCACTCGACTCGGGCCTGGAAATGTCGCCTCCCATGGCCGATAGCAGAAGGGAATCGTTCGCCATTGGCGgctctctcttctcgccTAAGACGGAGGACTGGCAATCAGTCGAAATGCAATCTGTGCCGTCCAACAACCCCTTCATTGAACAGcacaccaacaacaaccccttcATGCGCCTCGACCATGCCCAGCCCCACCCCTCTCCGTTTGGCCCCCAAGGGAATGCCTGGTCCCTGAGCAACACGTCCGGTTCCTGCACCCCTTTACAGCAGTTCGATGGCTTGCCGGCTGAGTACGATAGCGGCGCGCCCATGTTCCAAAGACCCGTCCAGGGCCAGACGCCCTTCACCAACCCCACTGGCCAGATCAACATGTTCGCGCCCATCGGTTCGGGTAACCAGTCCATCCCGACATCGCCGCAAAAGGGCTGGCTCGGCCAGGCAGAGcccatggccaagaagatgcGCCCCGGGAGCCCTGCAATTCGCTCGCACAACGACATGAGAAGAGGCGACGGCATCCGCAAGAAGAACGCGCGCTTCGACATCCCGGCCGAGCGCAACCTGAGCAATATCGACAACCTCATCTCTCAGTCCACTGATGAGCAGGAGATCAAAGAGTTGAAGCAACAAAAGCGACTGTTGAGGAATCGCCAGGCAGC CCTTGACTCTCGccagaggaagaagcagcaCACGGAACGTTTggaggatgagaagaagcAGTTCACAGCCGTCCTCACCGACATGGAGGACGAGATGGCCGAAATGAGGAAGCAGATGGAACAGCTCTTGCGGGAGAAGCAGTTCAACCAGGAGTACATCGAGTCGCTCAccatggagaaggaggaaatGATGCGCTCTCACACGATTGAGACGGGCGAGCTCCGCAAGAAGGTCAGTGTCCTCACCGACCACGTCCAACGTCTCGAGAacgcggccatggcggcccccgccaacaacaacttCGTCTCCGGCTACGATGACATGGACGGCATGACTATGCCCGGCACCTGGGACAGTGTCAACTTCCTCGGCGAATATCCTATGGAGCAGGAGGTCAAGCAGGAGCTCCAGGTCATCCCGACCAAGAAGACCGACAACACTGCCTTCCCTGTCGAGTCCGAGAAGCCCTCGTCTCAGGGCGGCATCCTCTTCAtgctcttcctcgtcggtgcCTTTGTTCTGTCGAGCCGCTCCACGCCCGCCATCCCGCGAGTGTCGGAAGACGTTCGCGCCGAAGCTGCCACGCTCCTCGAGAGCGTCTTCAAAGACGCCGGCATCAACGGAGCGTCCAACACGATGAACGCTGTCGCTCCCCAGCCTTCCGGTGGTTCGTGGGTGGACAACTCTGCCGTGTCCATGGGTGACACATCAATGGGCGGCGTCGCACCCTCGATGCTCGGCCAACTAGGCGACTCGCTCACCCAGCCTACCGACGAGCAGGCCAACGAGCAGCTTTTCGGCCTCTCGGCGGCCCAGTATAACGGCGTCAACTCCCAAGACTTCCTCGGAAGCGCGCCCGAGCGCTCCACCAGCCAAGGACGCAAGAACCTCGCCGACGCTCTCGCGGCGATGCGCAACACCAAACAgtcggccgccgacgtctACACTAGATCACTACTTTGGGACCAGATTCCCAGCGAAGTCGTCAGAAACTTTGCAAAAATGGTGTCGGAAAGCAACAGCGCGAAAGTGGGCGCTAACGAATAA